In Labilithrix sp., a genomic segment contains:
- a CDS encoding PHB depolymerase family esterase — MRAFVVAVTFVAAAACVAPPSEREGESEEIATDDAALFGSGLVEVTGFGRNPGALRMFEHVPANLPPNPAVVVVLHGCTTNALHIAGTGWNQLADQRGFIVVYPQQSYWNNGAYCFNWANPMGFGDDDAKRGGGESESIREMTAHALRRHRGDAERVYVAGFSAGAAMAVDLAAAYPDVYAAAASFAGVPYGCASTLPESVSCMMPGIERSPSEHARRVKAAFPSYTGRRPRISIWHGALDNVVFPKNQRELTKQWTELHGVGAEPSIVDEVDGHPHAVWLDDDDQKVVETYRVEGMWHGFPVDPASGCGLVGPYAFAHGICGARRAFEFFERGASR; from the coding sequence ATGCGTGCCTTCGTCGTCGCCGTCACGTTCGTCGCCGCCGCCGCGTGCGTGGCGCCGCCGAGCGAACGTGAAGGAGAGAGCGAAGAGATCGCGACCGACGACGCGGCGCTCTTCGGCAGCGGGCTCGTCGAGGTGACCGGCTTCGGGCGGAACCCCGGCGCGCTCCGGATGTTCGAGCACGTGCCGGCGAACCTGCCGCCGAACCCCGCCGTCGTCGTCGTGCTCCACGGCTGCACCACGAACGCGCTCCACATCGCGGGCACGGGATGGAACCAGCTCGCCGATCAGCGCGGTTTCATCGTCGTCTATCCGCAGCAGTCGTACTGGAACAACGGCGCCTACTGCTTCAACTGGGCGAACCCGATGGGGTTCGGCGACGACGACGCGAAGCGCGGCGGCGGCGAGAGCGAGTCGATCCGCGAGATGACGGCGCACGCGCTGCGGCGCCATCGCGGCGACGCGGAACGCGTGTATGTTGCAGGTTTCTCGGCGGGGGCCGCGATGGCGGTCGATCTCGCGGCGGCGTATCCGGACGTCTACGCCGCCGCGGCGAGCTTCGCCGGCGTGCCGTACGGGTGCGCCTCCACGCTGCCGGAGTCGGTGAGCTGCATGATGCCCGGGATCGAGCGCTCGCCGAGCGAGCACGCGCGCCGGGTGAAGGCCGCGTTTCCGAGCTACACCGGGCGCCGTCCGCGGATCTCGATCTGGCACGGCGCGCTCGACAACGTCGTGTTCCCGAAGAACCAGCGCGAGCTCACGAAGCAGTGGACCGAGCTCCACGGGGTGGGGGCGGAGCCGTCGATCGTGGACGAGGTCGACGGGCACCCGCACGCAGTCTGGCTCGACGACGACGACCAGAAGGTGGTGGAGACCTACCGCGTCGAGGGGATGTGGCACGGCTTCCCGGTCGACCCCGCGAGCGGCTGCGGGCTCGTCGGTCCCTACGCGTTCGCGCACGGCATCTGCGGCGCCCGCCGCGCGTTCGAGTTCTTCGAGAGGGGAGCTTCGCGTTAG
- the prmC gene encoding peptide chain release factor N(5)-glutamine methyltransferase, with the protein MTQAEAPKTWTIGSLVKWATDDFRARGIENPRLDAEVLVAHALGIDRTRVIIESLRPLEGAELAELRELVKRRRAREPIAYLRGTREFYGLTFQVDPRVLIPRPDTEALVECALARSAHVSLSMRLLDLCTGSGCVAIAIARQRPTARVVAIDVSAGALEVARTNAYRLGAYNVAFVESDLFAAVPPQRFDVITANPPYVATGEIAGLMADVRDFEPRLALDGGADGLDLVRRILDGAPAYLEAEGVLALEIGAGEAEAAVALFAERGYREVRVDRDYAKIERVVSGIRPA; encoded by the coding sequence ATGACGCAAGCGGAGGCGCCGAAGACCTGGACGATCGGGTCGCTCGTGAAGTGGGCGACCGACGATTTTCGCGCGCGCGGGATCGAGAACCCGCGCCTCGACGCCGAGGTCCTCGTCGCCCACGCGCTCGGGATCGATCGCACGCGCGTCATCATCGAGTCGCTGCGGCCGCTCGAGGGCGCGGAGCTCGCGGAGCTGCGGGAGCTCGTGAAGCGGCGGCGCGCGCGCGAGCCGATCGCGTACCTGCGCGGCACGCGCGAGTTCTACGGGCTCACGTTCCAGGTCGATCCGCGCGTCTTGATCCCGCGGCCCGACACCGAGGCGCTCGTCGAGTGCGCGCTCGCGCGATCGGCCCACGTCTCGCTCTCGATGCGCCTCCTCGATCTCTGCACCGGCAGCGGGTGCGTCGCGATCGCGATCGCGCGGCAGCGGCCCACCGCGCGCGTGGTCGCGATCGACGTGAGCGCCGGCGCGCTCGAGGTCGCGCGGACGAACGCGTACCGGCTCGGCGCGTACAACGTCGCGTTCGTCGAGAGCGACCTCTTCGCCGCGGTGCCGCCGCAGCGCTTCGACGTCATCACCGCGAACCCGCCCTACGTCGCGACCGGCGAGATCGCCGGGCTGATGGCGGACGTGCGGGACTTCGAGCCGCGGCTCGCGCTCGACGGCGGCGCGGACGGGCTCGACCTCGTGCGGCGGATCCTCGACGGCGCGCCGGCGTACCTCGAGGCGGAGGGGGTGCTCGCGCTCGAGATCGGCGCGGGCGAGGCGGAGGCTGCCGTGGCGCTGTTCGCGGAGCGCGGCTACCGCGAGGTCCGCGTCGATCGCGACTACGCCAAGATCGAGCGGGTCGTCAGCGGGATCCGGCCCGCGTAG
- a CDS encoding phosphomannomutase/phosphoglucomutase, with amino-acid sequence MSASVPGHIFREYDIRGVAERDLSDDLAYGVGRGFGAMIGGAGKTVAVGRDCRLSSPRLFAALTKGLVAAGARVIDVGVGPTPKLYFAAHFLETDGAVMITGSHNPGDENGFKMMRGKASFFGPDIQALKANIEEGFGADAAGGGVEQKDVEDAYVAEMKTRFDFSGAKGKGLAFVLDAGNGAGGPLAVKTMRALGLEPDPLFCDMDGNFPNHHPDPTVLENIAALVKRVRDTGARVGLAYDGDADRLGAIDEKGEVIWGDKLMILFSRALLKDKPGATILGEVKCSQTLYDDIAKHGGEPVVWKTGHSLIKTKMKETGALLAGEMSGHLFFADRYRGYDDAIYASLRLLEIVANDPRPLSEMLADVPKTFTTPELRLDCPDAIKFQVVAAVTKHFKDKGNKVLDIDGARISFASKGTAPTWGLVRASNTGPVLVMRFEAGTQEELDAIKKEVEAVVAAERAKLGG; translated from the coding sequence ATGAGCGCGTCCGTTCCGGGGCACATCTTCCGCGAGTACGACATCCGAGGTGTGGCCGAGCGCGATCTCTCGGACGACCTCGCCTACGGCGTGGGGCGCGGCTTCGGCGCGATGATCGGCGGCGCGGGCAAGACGGTCGCGGTCGGGCGCGACTGCCGCCTCTCGTCGCCTCGCCTCTTCGCCGCGCTGACGAAGGGCCTCGTCGCCGCCGGCGCGCGCGTGATCGACGTCGGCGTCGGCCCTACGCCGAAGCTCTACTTCGCCGCGCACTTCCTCGAGACCGACGGCGCGGTGATGATCACCGGCAGCCACAACCCCGGCGACGAGAACGGCTTCAAGATGATGCGGGGGAAGGCGAGCTTCTTCGGCCCCGACATCCAGGCGCTCAAGGCGAACATCGAGGAGGGCTTCGGCGCGGACGCGGCCGGCGGCGGCGTCGAACAGAAGGACGTCGAAGACGCCTACGTCGCCGAAATGAAGACGCGCTTCGATTTTTCAGGAGCGAAGGGGAAGGGCCTCGCGTTCGTGCTCGACGCGGGCAACGGCGCCGGCGGTCCGCTCGCGGTGAAGACGATGAGGGCGCTCGGGCTCGAGCCGGATCCGCTCTTCTGCGACATGGACGGGAACTTTCCGAACCATCACCCCGATCCGACCGTGCTCGAGAACATCGCCGCGCTCGTGAAGCGCGTGCGCGACACCGGGGCGCGGGTGGGGCTCGCGTACGACGGCGACGCGGACCGCCTCGGCGCGATCGACGAGAAGGGCGAGGTGATCTGGGGCGACAAGCTGATGATCCTCTTCTCGCGCGCGCTCTTGAAGGACAAGCCGGGCGCGACGATCCTGGGCGAGGTGAAGTGCTCGCAGACGCTCTACGACGACATCGCGAAGCACGGCGGCGAGCCGGTGGTGTGGAAGACGGGCCACTCGCTCATCAAGACGAAGATGAAGGAGACCGGCGCGCTCCTCGCGGGGGAGATGAGCGGTCACCTCTTCTTCGCCGATCGCTACCGCGGCTACGACGACGCGATCTACGCGTCGCTCCGGCTCCTCGAGATCGTGGCGAACGATCCGCGGCCGCTCTCCGAGATGCTCGCCGACGTCCCGAAGACGTTCACGACGCCGGAGCTCCGCCTCGACTGCCCCGACGCGATCAAGTTCCAGGTCGTCGCCGCGGTGACGAAGCACTTCAAGGACAAGGGCAACAAGGTGCTCGACATCGACGGCGCGCGGATCTCGTTCGCGAGCAAGGGGACCGCTCCGACGTGGGGCCTCGTCCGCGCGTCGAACACGGGGCCCGTCCTCGTCATGCGGTTCGAGGCGGGGACGCAAGAGGAGCTCGACGCGATCAAGAAGGAGGTCGAGGCGGTGGTGGCGGCGGAGCGCGCGAAGCTGGGCGGATGA
- a CDS encoding PEGA domain-containing protein, with product MRRALLAVCCFFAALAFAPPAPAQPKDLSRARALDREGAKAYGEGRYADAIRAFDEAYRLGGPPFELWNIAKCHLRLDQPEQAAELLERYLATPNLPKEDREEASAQLDALKKRPSTLTVTSSPAGATVTVDGKEVPGVTPLSVTVMHGSHTVEVSAPTGVPYKQKLEARYGRAVHVVAHLKEGGAERPAPPANPYASDGEGAISVRAALSLVAPRFGSIGGAAGPGFLGLVTVRVAALGRGALAVGGVFTVSGDSWGNESGASNDVASLCAMPNEQSATALGAFGVATAMFPLSSKLKLGGMTGVGFAGLSHDQLGSDVFIASCDPSTGLRPAFLFGAALDYSLGSVFRLSAFPLTWHLQPAFGDTRSFPRDATSVWMRFGVGVGLGVDL from the coding sequence TTGCGCCGGGCTCTCCTCGCCGTCTGCTGCTTCTTCGCCGCGCTCGCGTTCGCGCCGCCCGCGCCGGCGCAGCCGAAGGACCTCTCCCGCGCGCGGGCGCTCGATCGCGAGGGCGCGAAGGCCTACGGCGAGGGCCGCTACGCCGACGCGATCCGCGCGTTCGACGAGGCGTACCGGCTCGGCGGTCCGCCGTTCGAGCTCTGGAACATCGCGAAGTGTCACCTGCGCCTCGATCAACCGGAGCAGGCGGCGGAGCTCCTCGAGCGCTACCTCGCGACGCCGAACCTCCCGAAGGAAGACCGCGAGGAGGCGTCCGCGCAGCTCGACGCGCTGAAGAAGCGGCCGAGCACGCTCACGGTGACGTCGTCGCCGGCGGGCGCGACGGTCACGGTCGACGGGAAGGAGGTGCCGGGCGTCACGCCGCTCAGCGTCACGGTGATGCACGGCTCGCACACGGTGGAGGTCTCCGCCCCGACGGGTGTACCTTACAAGCAAAAGCTGGAGGCGCGTTACGGGCGCGCGGTGCACGTCGTGGCGCACCTCAAGGAGGGCGGGGCGGAGCGGCCGGCGCCGCCCGCGAACCCGTACGCGAGTGACGGCGAAGGCGCGATCTCGGTCCGGGCCGCGCTCTCCCTCGTCGCGCCTCGCTTCGGCTCGATCGGCGGCGCGGCGGGGCCGGGGTTCCTCGGGCTCGTCACGGTGCGGGTCGCGGCGCTGGGGCGCGGCGCGCTCGCGGTCGGCGGCGTCTTCACCGTTTCCGGCGACAGCTGGGGCAACGAGAGCGGCGCGTCGAACGACGTGGCGAGCCTCTGCGCGATGCCGAACGAGCAGAGCGCGACCGCGCTCGGGGCCTTCGGCGTCGCGACCGCGATGTTCCCGCTCTCCTCGAAGCTGAAGCTCGGCGGCATGACCGGCGTCGGCTTCGCGGGGCTCTCGCACGATCAGCTCGGGAGCGACGTCTTCATCGCGAGCTGCGATCCCTCGACCGGGCTCCGCCCCGCGTTCCTCTTCGGCGCCGCGCTCGACTACTCGCTCGGCTCCGTCTTCCGCCTCTCCGCGTTCCCGCTCACGTGGCACCTCCAGCCCGCGTTCGGCGACACGCGGAGCTTCCCGCGCGACGCGACGAGCGTGTGGATGCGCTTCGGCGTGGGCGTCGGCCTCGGGGTGGACCTTTGA